The Mycolicibacterium boenickei genome has a segment encoding these proteins:
- the gnd gene encoding phosphogluconate dehydrogenase (NAD(+)-dependent, decarboxylating), with product MQLGLIGLGKMGFNMRERLRAGGHEVVGYDPRPEVSDVASLADLATALGAPRVVWVMVPSGTVTHETIAALADVLEPGDLVIDGGNSRYTEDGPHAKLLGDKGIHFVDAGVSGGVWGLHEGYGLMVGGSDADVARAMPIFDTLRPEGDLADGFVHAGPVGAGHYAKMVHNGIEYGLMHAYAEGYELLAAEELITDPQAVIQAWTNGTVVRSWLQQLLAKALKEDPGFAAISGYTEDSGEGRWTVEEAISHRVPMPVIAASLFARFASRQEDSPTMKAVSALRNQFGGHAVHRISESG from the coding sequence ATGCAACTGGGGTTGATCGGCCTGGGCAAGATGGGCTTCAACATGCGCGAGCGCCTGCGTGCCGGTGGCCATGAGGTCGTGGGATACGACCCGCGGCCGGAAGTGAGTGACGTCGCCAGCCTGGCCGATCTCGCCACCGCGCTCGGGGCGCCGCGGGTGGTCTGGGTGATGGTGCCCTCGGGCACGGTGACGCACGAGACCATCGCCGCGCTCGCCGATGTGCTGGAGCCCGGCGATCTGGTGATCGACGGCGGCAACTCGAGGTACACCGAAGACGGCCCGCACGCAAAATTGTTGGGCGACAAAGGAATCCACTTCGTCGATGCCGGAGTTTCTGGCGGCGTCTGGGGTTTGCACGAGGGTTACGGGTTGATGGTCGGCGGCAGCGACGCCGACGTGGCTCGAGCCATGCCGATCTTCGACACGCTGCGTCCCGAAGGTGATCTGGCCGACGGCTTCGTCCATGCCGGCCCGGTCGGTGCCGGTCACTACGCCAAGATGGTGCACAACGGTATCGAGTACGGCCTGATGCACGCCTACGCCGAAGGCTACGAACTGCTCGCGGCGGAGGAGCTCATCACCGACCCCCAGGCCGTCATCCAGGCCTGGACCAATGGCACCGTGGTGCGGTCCTGGCTGCAGCAGCTGCTGGCCAAGGCTCTCAAGGAGGATCCGGGCTTCGCCGCCATCAGCGGGTACACCGAGGATTCCGGGGAAGGCCGCTGGACCGTGGAGGAGGCGATCAGCCACCGGGTTCCGATGCCGGTGATCGCGGCATCGTTGTTCGCCCGGTTCGCCTCGAGACAAGAGGACTCCCCCACGATGAAGGCGGTGTCGGCGCTGCGCAACCAGTTCGGTGGCCACGCGGTACACCGCATCAGTGAGTCCGGTTAG
- the recF gene encoding DNA replication/repair protein RecF (All proteins in this family for which functions are known are DNA-binding proteins that assist the filamentation of RecA onto DNA for the initiation of recombination or recombinational repair.): protein MYVRHLGLTDYRSWAHVELELEPGRTVFVGSNGFGKTNLVEALWYCATLGSHRVASDAPLIRAGAPRAIVSSIVVNEGRELAVDLEITSGRANKARLNRSPVRSPREILGVLRAVLFSPEDLALVRGDPGERRRYLDELATTRRPAIAGIRADYDKVVRQRTALLKTAAGARYRGDRSVLDTLDVWDGHLAAHGAALIAARIALVEQLHPEVQKAYQLLAPSSRPAAIRYRSSVEAIENAPGPEPAEFYEAALLDALARRRDAELDRGVCLVGPHRDDLELWLGDQPAKGFASHGESWSMALALRLGAYELLRSDGVDPVLLLDDVFAELDTARRQALAAVAGEAEQVLVTAAVGEDIPQDWAVNRVEIRMTEGDQGRISVVQS, encoded by the coding sequence ATGTATGTCCGTCACCTGGGACTGACCGATTACCGGTCCTGGGCACATGTCGAGCTCGAGCTCGAGCCCGGCCGCACGGTCTTCGTCGGATCGAACGGCTTCGGCAAGACGAATCTCGTTGAGGCACTGTGGTATTGCGCCACCTTGGGGTCGCACCGGGTGGCCTCCGACGCGCCCCTGATCCGCGCGGGCGCGCCACGCGCGATCGTCTCGAGCATCGTGGTCAACGAGGGGCGGGAACTGGCTGTCGATCTCGAGATCACCAGCGGTCGCGCCAACAAGGCCCGGCTGAACCGGTCGCCGGTCCGCTCACCCCGCGAAATTCTCGGCGTCTTGCGGGCGGTGCTGTTCAGTCCGGAGGATCTCGCGCTGGTCCGCGGCGACCCGGGTGAACGCCGACGCTATCTCGATGAGCTGGCGACCACGCGCAGGCCGGCCATCGCCGGTATCCGTGCCGATTACGACAAGGTCGTGCGCCAACGTACGGCGCTGCTGAAAACCGCTGCGGGAGCACGTTATCGAGGTGATCGCAGCGTACTGGACACTCTCGATGTCTGGGACGGGCACCTCGCCGCGCACGGTGCGGCGTTGATCGCGGCCCGCATCGCGCTCGTCGAACAGCTACATCCGGAAGTCCAGAAGGCCTATCAGTTGTTGGCGCCGTCCAGCAGGCCCGCAGCCATCCGGTACCGCAGCAGTGTCGAGGCGATCGAAAACGCTCCCGGCCCCGAACCCGCGGAGTTCTACGAGGCCGCATTGTTGGACGCCTTGGCGCGGCGCCGCGACGCGGAGTTGGATCGCGGGGTCTGCCTGGTGGGTCCTCATCGCGACGATCTCGAGCTGTGGCTCGGCGATCAGCCCGCGAAAGGCTTTGCCAGTCACGGTGAATCGTGGTCGATGGCATTGGCCCTGCGGTTGGGGGCGTACGAATTGCTGCGGTCGGACGGTGTCGACCCGGTGTTGCTGCTCGACGATGTGTTCGCCGAGCTGGACACCGCGCGCCGGCAGGCCCTGGCCGCCGTCGCCGGTGAAGCCGAGCAGGTACTGGTGACCGCGGCAGTCGGCGAGGACATCCCGCAGGACTGGGCGGTCAACCGCGTCGAGATCAGGATGACCGAGGGCGACCAGGGACGGATATCGGTGGTGCAGTCATGA
- a CDS encoding DUF721 family protein yields the protein MTDDSGQTPEPTPAVSPEDLTRMRGMDLVRRTLEEARGAARSQGKDVGRGRSAPVRRVAGNAGRRRSWSGPGPDVRDPQPLGAATQDLARVRGWSSRVAEGSVFGRWRAVVGDQIADHANPTGLNEGVLTVSAESTAWATQLRMVQSQLLAKIAAAVGDGVVTSLKIVGPVGPSWRKGRYHVAGRGPRDTYG from the coding sequence ATGACGGACGATTCCGGACAAACCCCCGAGCCCACACCCGCGGTGTCTCCCGAAGATCTCACCCGGATGCGGGGCATGGATCTGGTGCGGCGCACCCTGGAAGAGGCTCGAGGCGCGGCACGCAGTCAAGGTAAGGACGTCGGCCGCGGTCGCAGCGCGCCGGTACGGCGGGTGGCGGGTAATGCCGGGCGGCGCCGGAGCTGGTCGGGTCCGGGTCCCGATGTCCGCGATCCGCAACCGCTCGGGGCCGCGACGCAGGACCTGGCCAGGGTGCGGGGCTGGTCCTCGAGGGTCGCCGAGGGTTCGGTGTTCGGCCGGTGGCGGGCCGTCGTCGGCGACCAGATCGCCGACCATGCCAACCCGACCGGTCTGAACGAGGGCGTGTTGACCGTCTCGGCGGAGTCCACCGCGTGGGCGACCCAGTTGCGCATGGTGCAGTCCCAGCTGCTGGCCAAGATCGCCGCCGCCGTCGGTGACGGGGTGGTGACCTCGCTGAAGATCGTCGGCCCGGTCGGCCCGTCGTGGCGGAAGGGCCGGTATCACGTCGCCGGCCGCGGTCCCCGGGACACCTACGGGTAG
- the gyrB gene encoding DNA topoisomerase (ATP-hydrolyzing) subunit B: MAAQKKNAPTEYGADSIKVLEGLEAVRKRPGMYIGSTGERGLHHLVWEVVDNAVDEAMAGFATKVDVRILEDGGVQVTDDGRGIPVAMHATGIPTVDVVMTVLHAGGKFEEGAYQVSGGLHGVGVSVVNALSTRLEADIYKDGYEWFQTYDNSVPGTLKQGDKTTKTGTTIRFWADPNVFETTVYDFETIARRLQEMAFLNKGLTIELTDERVTQDEVVDEVVADTAAAPKSAEETAAEASAPHKVKHRTFHYPGGLVDFVKHINRTKTAIQPSVIDFDGKGPGHEVEIAMQWNAGYSESVHTFANTINTHEGGTHEEGFRSALTTVVNKYAKDKKLLKDKDPNLTGDDIREGLAAVISVKVAQPQFEGQTKTKLGNTEVKSFVQKICNEQLTHWFEANPAEAKTVVNKAVSSAQARIAARKARELVRRKSATDIGGLPGKLADCRSTDPTKSELYVVEGDSAGGSAKSGRDSMFQAILPLRGKIINVEKARIDRVLKNTEVQAIITALGTGIHDEFDISKLRYHKIVLMADADVDGQHISTLLLTLLFRFMKPLVEHGHIFLAQPPLYKLKWQRQEPEFAYSDRERDGLLEAGKAAGKRINVDDGIQRYKGLGEMDAKELWETTMDPTVRVLRQVTLDDAAAADELFSILMGEDVEARRSFITRNAKDVRFLDV, translated from the coding sequence GTGGCTGCCCAGAAGAAGAATGCTCCAACCGAGTACGGCGCCGATTCGATCAAGGTGCTCGAAGGATTGGAGGCGGTTCGTAAACGTCCGGGCATGTACATCGGTTCCACCGGTGAGCGGGGTCTGCACCACCTGGTGTGGGAGGTCGTCGACAACGCGGTGGACGAGGCGATGGCCGGCTTCGCCACGAAGGTCGACGTCCGCATCCTCGAGGACGGCGGGGTCCAGGTCACCGACGACGGCCGTGGCATTCCGGTCGCCATGCACGCCACGGGTATCCCGACCGTCGACGTGGTGATGACGGTCCTGCACGCCGGCGGCAAGTTCGAGGAGGGCGCCTACCAGGTGTCCGGCGGTCTGCACGGCGTCGGCGTCTCGGTGGTCAACGCCCTGTCGACCAGGCTCGAGGCCGACATATACAAGGACGGCTACGAGTGGTTCCAGACCTACGACAACTCGGTGCCGGGAACCCTCAAGCAGGGTGACAAGACAACGAAGACCGGTACCACCATCCGGTTCTGGGCCGACCCGAATGTCTTCGAGACCACGGTGTACGACTTCGAGACCATCGCCCGACGGCTCCAGGAGATGGCATTCCTGAACAAGGGCCTGACCATCGAGCTCACCGATGAACGGGTGACCCAGGACGAGGTCGTCGACGAGGTGGTCGCCGACACCGCGGCCGCTCCCAAGTCTGCCGAGGAGACGGCGGCCGAAGCCTCCGCCCCGCACAAGGTGAAGCACCGGACCTTCCACTACCCCGGCGGCCTGGTCGACTTCGTCAAGCACATCAACCGGACCAAGACCGCGATCCAGCCCAGCGTCATCGACTTCGACGGCAAGGGCCCCGGCCACGAGGTCGAGATCGCGATGCAGTGGAACGCCGGTTACTCAGAGTCCGTGCACACCTTCGCCAACACGATCAACACCCACGAGGGCGGCACCCACGAGGAAGGTTTCCGCTCGGCGCTGACCACCGTGGTGAACAAGTACGCCAAGGACAAGAAGCTCCTCAAGGACAAGGACCCGAACCTCACCGGCGACGACATCCGCGAGGGACTGGCGGCGGTCATCTCGGTGAAGGTGGCCCAACCGCAGTTCGAGGGTCAGACCAAGACCAAGCTCGGCAACACCGAGGTCAAATCGTTCGTCCAGAAGATCTGCAACGAGCAGCTCACCCACTGGTTCGAGGCGAATCCTGCCGAGGCGAAAACTGTTGTGAACAAGGCGGTTTCGTCAGCACAGGCGCGTATCGCCGCGCGTAAGGCCCGCGAGCTGGTCCGGCGCAAGAGCGCCACCGACATCGGCGGCCTGCCGGGCAAGCTGGCCGACTGCCGCTCGACCGACCCGACGAAGTCCGAACTGTATGTGGTGGAGGGCGATTCGGCCGGCGGCTCGGCCAAGAGCGGCCGCGACTCGATGTTCCAGGCGATCCTGCCGTTGCGCGGCAAGATCATCAACGTCGAAAAGGCCCGCATCGACCGCGTTCTGAAGAACACCGAAGTCCAGGCCATCATCACCGCCCTGGGCACCGGCATCCACGACGAGTTCGACATCTCCAAGCTGCGGTACCACAAGATCGTGTTGATGGCCGACGCCGATGTCGACGGCCAGCACATCTCCACCCTGCTGCTGACCCTGCTGTTCCGCTTCATGAAACCGCTGGTGGAGCACGGGCACATCTTCTTGGCGCAGCCGCCGCTGTACAAGCTCAAGTGGCAGCGTCAGGAACCGGAATTCGCCTACTCCGACCGCGAGCGCGACGGTCTGCTCGAGGCAGGCAAGGCGGCGGGCAAGCGGATCAACGTCGACGACGGTATCCAGCGCTACAAGGGTCTCGGCGAGATGGATGCCAAGGAACTGTGGGAAACCACCATGGATCCGACTGTGCGGGTATTGCGTCAGGTGACGCTTGACGACGCGGCCGCCGCCGACGAGTTGTTCTCCATCCTGATGGGTGAAGACGTCGAAGCGCGCCGCAGCTTCATCACGCGCAACGCCAAAGACGTTCGCTTCCTGGACGTTTAG
- a CDS encoding putative quinol monooxygenase, whose product MHTAFIRVKVAPDAAERAAEAMQSLVAPTLAEPGCITYEFYRDLEDPSLFLCFEHWDSRESMDAHGTTPHVATFLTELGPSIEKWEYNHTAAL is encoded by the coding sequence ATGCACACAGCATTCATCCGGGTCAAAGTCGCCCCCGACGCGGCCGAGCGTGCCGCCGAAGCGATGCAGAGTCTGGTCGCACCCACGCTCGCCGAGCCGGGCTGCATCACCTACGAGTTCTACCGGGATCTCGAGGACCCGTCGCTGTTCCTGTGTTTCGAGCATTGGGACTCGAGGGAGTCGATGGATGCGCACGGAACCACACCGCACGTCGCCACTTTTCTCACCGAGCTGGGGCCGAGTATCGAAAAGTGGGAGTACAACCACACGGCGGCACTGTGA
- the gyrA gene encoding DNA gyrase subunit A — translation MTDTTLPPGDGASDRIEPVDIQHEMQRSYIDYAMSVIVGRALPEVRDGLKPVHRRVLYAMYDSGFRPDRSHAKSARSVAETMGNYHPHGDASIYDTLVRMAQPWSLRYPLVDGQGNFGSPGNDPAAAMRYTEARLTPLAMEMLREIDEETVDFIPNYDGRVQEPTVLPSRFPNLLANGSGGIAVGMATNIPPHNLRELAEAVYWCLENHEADEEATLAAVCERVKGPDFPTSGLIVGSQGIQDAYTTGRGSIRMRGVVEIEEDSRGRTGIVITELPYQVNHDNFITSIAEQVRDGKLAGISNIEDQSSDRVGLRIVVELKRDAVAKVVLNNLYKHTQLQTSFGANMLSIVDGVPRTLRLDQMIRHYVAHQLDVIVRRTRYRLRKANERAHILRGLVKALDALDEVIALIRASQTVEIARAGLIELLDIDEIQAQAILDMQLRRLAALERQKIVDDLAKIEAEIADLEDILAKPERQRKIVHDELAEIVEKYGDDRRTRIMPADGDVSDEDLIAREDVVVTITETGYAKRTKTDLYRSQKRGGKGVQGAGLKADDIVNHFFVCSTHDWILFFTTQGRVYRAKAYELPEASRTARGQHVANLLAFQPEERIAQVIQLKTYEDAPYLVLATRNGLVKKSKLVDFDSNRSGGIVAINLRDGDELVGAVLCSAEDDLLLVSANGQSIRFSATDEALRPMGRATSGVQGMRFNEDDRLLSLNVVQPDTYLLVATAGGYAKRTAIEEYTVQGRGGKGILTIQYDRKRGSLVGALIVDDETELYAITSGGGVIRTAARQVRKAGRQTKGVRLMNLGDGDTLIAIARNAEEDSDPDGDESAEEE, via the coding sequence ATGACTGACACCACGTTGCCACCCGGCGACGGCGCCTCCGACCGCATCGAACCGGTCGACATCCAGCACGAAATGCAGCGCAGCTACATCGATTACGCGATGAGCGTGATCGTGGGTCGCGCGCTGCCCGAGGTGCGGGACGGGCTCAAGCCCGTGCACCGCCGCGTGCTGTACGCGATGTACGACTCCGGCTTCCGCCCGGACCGCAGCCACGCCAAGTCCGCGCGCTCCGTGGCCGAGACGATGGGTAACTACCACCCGCACGGTGACGCGTCGATCTACGACACCCTGGTCCGCATGGCCCAGCCGTGGTCACTGCGCTACCCGCTGGTCGACGGCCAGGGCAACTTCGGCTCGCCGGGTAACGATCCGGCGGCCGCCATGCGTTACACCGAGGCCCGGCTGACGCCGCTGGCCATGGAGATGCTGCGTGAAATCGACGAGGAGACAGTCGATTTCATCCCCAATTACGACGGCCGGGTGCAAGAGCCCACCGTGTTGCCGAGCCGCTTCCCCAATCTGCTGGCCAACGGTTCCGGCGGTATCGCCGTCGGCATGGCCACCAACATCCCGCCGCACAACCTGCGGGAGCTCGCCGAGGCGGTCTACTGGTGCCTCGAGAACCACGAGGCGGATGAAGAGGCGACTCTCGCCGCCGTGTGCGAGCGGGTCAAGGGCCCGGACTTCCCCACCAGCGGCTTGATTGTCGGCTCGCAGGGCATCCAGGACGCCTACACCACGGGCCGCGGCTCGATCCGGATGCGCGGTGTGGTGGAGATCGAAGAGGACAGCCGGGGCCGCACCGGCATCGTCATCACCGAACTGCCGTACCAGGTCAACCACGACAACTTCATCACCTCGATTGCCGAGCAGGTGCGCGACGGCAAGCTGGCCGGCATCTCCAACATCGAGGACCAGTCCAGCGACCGCGTCGGCCTGCGAATCGTTGTGGAGCTCAAGCGCGATGCCGTCGCGAAGGTCGTGCTGAACAACCTCTACAAGCACACCCAGCTGCAGACGTCGTTCGGCGCGAACATGCTGTCGATCGTCGACGGGGTGCCCCGCACACTGCGCCTGGACCAGATGATCCGGCACTACGTCGCGCACCAACTCGACGTCATCGTCCGGCGCACCCGGTACCGGCTGCGCAAGGCCAACGAGCGGGCCCATATCCTGCGCGGTCTGGTCAAGGCCCTCGACGCGCTCGACGAAGTGATCGCGTTGATCCGGGCGTCGCAGACCGTCGAGATCGCCCGGGCCGGCCTGATCGAGCTGCTCGACATCGACGAAATCCAGGCCCAGGCGATCCTCGACATGCAGCTGCGCCGGTTGGCTGCCCTGGAACGGCAGAAGATCGTCGACGACCTGGCCAAGATCGAGGCTGAGATCGCCGACCTCGAGGACATCCTGGCCAAGCCGGAACGCCAGCGGAAGATCGTCCATGACGAACTGGCCGAGATCGTGGAGAAGTACGGCGACGACCGTCGTACCCGGATCATGCCTGCCGACGGCGATGTCAGCGACGAGGATCTGATCGCCCGCGAAGATGTCGTGGTCACGATCACCGAGACGGGCTACGCCAAGCGCACCAAGACCGACCTGTACCGCAGCCAGAAACGTGGCGGCAAGGGCGTCCAGGGCGCGGGGCTCAAGGCCGACGACATCGTCAACCACTTCTTCGTCTGCTCGACCCACGACTGGATCCTGTTCTTCACCACGCAGGGTCGGGTCTACCGGGCCAAGGCCTACGAGCTGCCCGAGGCCTCGCGTACCGCGCGCGGTCAGCATGTGGCGAACCTGCTGGCCTTCCAGCCCGAGGAGCGCATCGCCCAGGTCATCCAGCTCAAGACGTACGAGGATGCGCCGTATCTGGTGCTCGCCACCCGCAATGGCCTGGTGAAGAAGTCCAAGCTGGTCGACTTCGATTCGAACCGATCCGGCGGCATCGTGGCGATCAACCTGCGCGACGGTGACGAACTGGTCGGCGCGGTGCTGTGCTCGGCCGAGGACGACCTGCTGCTGGTCAGTGCGAACGGGCAGTCGATCCGGTTCTCCGCGACCGATGAGGCGCTGCGGCCGATGGGCCGGGCCACCTCCGGTGTGCAGGGCATGCGGTTCAACGAGGATGACCGGTTGCTGTCCCTCAATGTGGTCCAGCCGGACACATATCTGCTGGTCGCGACGGCGGGCGGCTACGCAAAGCGCACCGCGATCGAGGAGTACACGGTCCAGGGCCGCGGCGGCAAGGGCATCCTGACGATCCAGTACGACCGCAAACGTGGCAGTCTGGTCGGAGCGCTGATCGTCGATGACGAGACGGAGCTGTACGCCATCACCTCCGGTGGCGGCGTCATCCGTACCGCCGCACGTCAGGTTCGCAAGGCAGGCCGCCAGACCAAGGGTGTCCGCTTGATGAACCTGGGCGACGGCGACACACTGATTGCGATCGCGCGCAACGCCGAGGAGGACTCGGATCCGGATGGTGACGAGTCTGCTGAAGAGGAATGA
- a CDS encoding DUF3566 domain-containing protein — translation MSSPSEPGYPRAGDRPGSSNGSGAGAAGAEGTSTTGKAAGVQARPAGGQITETGEAPPWQRGAARTTPPPPATETRDESARTPSAHSPGVEARLQRFVAGTENQETEQQPRPARPSSPAPAASAPRSEPVRSEAYASEIPDLSGPSPRPAQRKPSAETPAARSSSNTPTTRIQVANRTAHQGPVRASMQIRRVDPWTVLKVSLVLSVVLFFVWMIAVAFLYLVLGAMGVWSKLNSNVGDLLTSASGASGGELVSSGTIFGGAALIGLVNIVVLCAMATIGAFIYNLTTDLVGGVEVTLADRD, via the coding sequence GTGAGTTCACCGAGCGAGCCGGGCTACCCGCGAGCGGGCGACCGGCCCGGCAGCTCCAACGGCTCAGGTGCCGGGGCCGCGGGAGCCGAAGGCACCTCGACCACCGGCAAGGCCGCCGGAGTCCAGGCGCGGCCTGCCGGCGGTCAGATCACCGAAACCGGTGAGGCACCGCCGTGGCAGCGCGGAGCCGCCAGGACCACGCCGCCGCCCCCGGCAACCGAGACGCGTGACGAGAGTGCCCGTACGCCGAGCGCCCACTCCCCCGGTGTGGAGGCCCGGCTGCAGCGCTTCGTCGCGGGCACGGAGAACCAGGAGACCGAGCAGCAGCCCCGGCCGGCACGTCCGTCGTCGCCGGCACCGGCGGCGTCCGCCCCCCGCAGCGAGCCGGTGCGGTCCGAGGCCTACGCGAGTGAGATCCCGGACCTGTCCGGGCCCTCCCCGCGTCCGGCGCAACGCAAGCCCTCCGCCGAGACTCCGGCGGCCAGATCCTCGAGCAACACCCCGACCACCCGGATCCAGGTGGCCAACCGCACCGCCCATCAGGGGCCGGTCCGGGCCAGCATGCAGATCCGCCGTGTGGACCCGTGGACTGTGCTGAAGGTCTCACTGGTGCTGTCGGTGGTGCTGTTCTTCGTCTGGATGATCGCGGTCGCGTTCCTGTACCTCGTGCTCGGCGCGATGGGTGTGTGGAGCAAGCTGAACAGCAATGTGGGTGATCTCCTGACCAGCGCGAGCGGCGCCTCAGGAGGCGAATTGGTCTCCAGCGGAACGATCTTCGGCGGGGCCGCGCTCATCGGCCTGGTGAACATCGTGGTGCTGTGTGCGATGGCCACCATCGGTGCCTTCATCTACAACCTGACCACCGATCTGGTCGGTGGAGTCGAGGTCACGCTGGCCGACCGGGATTGA
- the cwsA gene encoding cell wall synthesis protein CwsA, with protein sequence MTANVDTRLAPRQRLARGLKYSTVGPVDVTRGVVGISANTVSAAAAGLRKRYESGKLRRQLAAAAGAVAALPEVLQEAAAAPQAKPRRRRRLLLAGIAVATLAGGAVAFSIVRRSTKPEPSPLPPSVEVTPKP encoded by the coding sequence ATGACCGCGAACGTCGATACCCGGTTGGCCCCCCGTCAGCGCCTAGCCCGCGGTTTGAAATACAGCACCGTCGGTCCGGTCGACGTGACCCGTGGCGTGGTGGGCATCAGTGCCAACACCGTGTCCGCCGCGGCCGCCGGCCTCCGTAAGCGCTACGAATCGGGCAAGCTGCGGCGTCAGCTCGCCGCCGCCGCAGGAGCGGTCGCGGCGCTGCCCGAGGTCCTGCAGGAGGCTGCTGCAGCGCCACAGGCCAAGCCGCGGCGCCGTCGCCGTCTGCTCCTGGCCGGGATCGCCGTGGCAACCCTGGCCGGTGGGGCCGTGGCATTTTCGATCGTTCGCCGGTCCACGAAGCCCGAGCCGTCGCCGTTGCCGCCCAGCGTCGAGGTCACCCCGAAGCCCTAG
- a CDS encoding peptidylprolyl isomerase, which produces MTSPIQTATATLHTNRGDIKIALFGNHAPKTVANFVGLAQGTKDYSTENASGGTSGPFYDGVIFHRVIDGFMIQGGDPTGTGRGGPGFQFADEFHPELQFDKPYLLAMANAGPGTNGSQFFITVGQTPHLNRRHTIFGEVVDPESQKVVDAIASTATDRSDRPTEPVVIESVTVS; this is translated from the coding sequence GTGACGAGCCCCATTCAGACCGCGACGGCGACACTGCACACCAACCGCGGCGACATCAAGATCGCACTGTTCGGAAACCACGCTCCCAAGACCGTGGCCAACTTCGTCGGCTTGGCGCAGGGCACCAAGGACTACAGCACCGAGAATGCCTCGGGCGGAACCTCCGGTCCGTTCTACGACGGCGTCATCTTCCACCGGGTGATCGACGGCTTCATGATCCAGGGCGGCGACCCGACCGGCACCGGTCGCGGCGGCCCGGGCTTCCAGTTCGCCGACGAGTTCCACCCCGAGCTGCAGTTCGACAAGCCCTACCTGCTGGCGATGGCCAACGCCGGGCCGGGCACCAACGGCTCCCAGTTCTTCATCACGGTGGGCCAGACCCCGCACCTCAACCGGCGCCACACGATCTTCGGCGAGGTAGTCGATCCGGAGTCCCAGAAGGTCGTCGACGCCATCGCGTCCACCGCCACCGATCGCTCCGACCGGCCGACCGAGCCGGTCGTCATCGAATCGGTGACCGTGTCATAA
- a CDS encoding PH domain-containing protein produces MQQTHWGPPAAGVAGCGIGGLMMAIAAVTLITDPPGRVLAGIAGVGLLTFATLSWRARPKLAINQDGLTVAGWWSTRTYRRNEIRKIRITEFRRIARKVRLLEIDTVDDRLVVLTRWDLGTDPLDVLDALTEAGYAAP; encoded by the coding sequence GTGCAGCAAACTCATTGGGGCCCACCCGCCGCCGGAGTCGCAGGTTGCGGCATAGGCGGACTTATGATGGCTATCGCAGCTGTGACCCTGATCACAGACCCGCCCGGACGTGTTCTTGCCGGCATAGCTGGGGTGGGATTGCTCACGTTCGCAACATTGTCGTGGCGGGCACGACCCAAACTGGCAATTAACCAAGACGGTCTCACGGTCGCCGGTTGGTGGAGTACCCGGACATATCGCCGCAATGAGATCCGGAAAATTCGCATCACGGAGTTCCGCCGAATCGCCCGCAAGGTCCGCCTGCTGGAGATCGACACCGTCGACGACCGCCTCGTGGTCCTCACCCGATGGGACCTCGGCACAGACCCGCTCGACGTCCTGGACGCGCTCACGGAGGCCGGCTACGCAGCCCCGTGA
- the crgA gene encoding cell division protein CrgA: MPKSKVRKKNDFTIKQVSRTPVKVKAGPSSVWFVALFIGLMLFGLLWLLVFQLAATNPVDTPSFLQWMADMGPWNYAVAFAFMISGLLLTMRWR; encoded by the coding sequence ATGCCCAAGTCCAAAGTCCGTAAGAAGAACGATTTCACCATCAAGCAGGTGAGCCGGACCCCGGTCAAGGTGAAAGCCGGGCCGTCGAGTGTGTGGTTCGTCGCGCTGTTCATCGGTCTCATGCTGTTCGGCCTGTTGTGGCTGCTGGTGTTCCAGCTGGCCGCGACCAATCCCGTGGACACCCCGTCCTTCCTCCAGTGGATGGCGGATATGGGTCCGTGGAACTACGCGGTCGCCTTTGCCTTCATGATCAGTGGGCTGTTGCTCACCATGCGCTGGCGTTGA